Below is a genomic region from Vibrio nitrifigilis.
TAGACGAAGCGATGCGTATCGGCGATCGAATTGCAATTATGCAAGATGGCGTCGTTGTTCAGGTAGGGACACCGGATGAAATTCTCCACAACCCGGCCAACGATTACGTTGAATCCTTTTTCCGCGGTGTTAACGTTGCGAGTGTGTTTACAGCCAAAGATATCGCTCGTAAACGCCCTAACGCGGTATTTAGAAAACATGATAACGACGGCCCAGCCGCCGCCATGCAGATCCTTGGCGATAACGATCGTGATTACGGTATCGTGGTTGATAAAACCAATAAATTCTCCGGCATTGTTTCTCTCGAATCTTTAAATATCGCAAATAAAGAACAACGCTCGCTGACCAGCGCCCTACTTCCTGAAATAAAAACTATCGATCCAACCGTATCAGTCAGTGACTTAATTGGTCATGTGGCTGACGTACCCTATCCGGTACCGGTTGTGGACGAAGAGGGAAATTATTACGGCGTTATTACAAAATCGCGATTGTTACAGACATTAGATAGGGAGTAATCATGACTGTTGAAAATGCAACCAATGCAGCACAAGCCTCTGATCCATGGGGTGCAGCAACACAAGCCGCTTCATCTGCAGCTTCATCAGATCCATGGGGTTCCACTACCGCAGCGGCATCGTCTGCGCAACCTGCGGCTGATTGGCTAAACAATGCGGCTCCAGAACCATTTAGCTTTTGGCACCCATTTCGCGATGCCATCATTCCTTTCGATCATTGGGTAGAAACAGCGCTTAATTGGCTCGTTAGCCATGGACGTCCGGTTTTCCAAGCGATTCGTGTACCGATCGATCTCATTCTAAGTTCGTTTCAAACTGCATTAGTTTCAACACCAGCGCCTATTATGCTAGTCATTTTGGCCTTGTTAGCTTGGCAGTTTGCTGGTCGAAAAATGGGGGTAGCTTCTTTTATATCACTGATTGTGATCGGCCTCATCGGCGCTTGGGATCAAGCGATGGTGACGCTCGCTCTGGTGATGACCTCGGTCTTTTTCTGCTTGTTAATCGGCTTACCCATGGGAATATGGCTGGCGAGAAGCGAACGGGCAGCCAAAGTGATA
It encodes:
- the proW gene encoding glycine betaine/L-proline ABC transporter permease ProW, translating into MTVENATNAAQASDPWGAATQAASSAASSDPWGSTTAAASSAQPAADWLNNAAPEPFSFWHPFRDAIIPFDHWVETALNWLVSHGRPVFQAIRVPIDLILSSFQTALVSTPAPIMLVILALLAWQFAGRKMGVASFISLIVIGLIGAWDQAMVTLALVMTSVFFCLLIGLPMGIWLARSERAAKVIRPLLDAMQTTPAFVYLVPIVMLFGIGNVPGVVVTIIFALPPIVRLTILGIQQVPEELIEAGHSFGASPKQMLYRIQLPLAMPTIMAGVNQTLMLSLSMVVIASMIAVGGLGQMVLRGIGRLDMGLAAVGGLGIVILAILLDRITQKVGENNRDQKSRWYHSGPISIFFRSKK